Within the Saccharomonospora amisosensis genome, the region GGCCGGAACTCTGACCTCGCCCATCGTGTCGTGCTCTGTCCGGTACTCCTGTTCAGCCATGTCGCCAGTTTGGCGCAGCCGCGTGAGCCCCGCCCGGTGTGTTCGGGCACTAGGATCGTTTCGGACTGCCACCAGCATCGAAGGGTGGTGAGCCGATGAGCTCGCCCGAGACGTTGTCGGTCGACGTGTTGATTGTCGGGGCGGGACCGACCGGTCTGTTCGGCGCCTATTACGCGGGTTTCCGTGGCCTGTCCACGGCGATCGTGGACTCGCTTCCGGAGTCGGGAGGGCAGGTGACCGCGATGTACCCCGAAAAGATGATCTACGACGTCGGCGGGTTCCCCGCTGTCCGCGGCCGCGACCTCGTCAAGGGACTGGTGGAGCAGGCCGGGCAGTGGAACCCGACGTACCTGCTCGGACGCAAGGCCGAGGAATTGCGCACCGTCGACGACGGTCTGGAAGTGACGCTGGACGGTGGCCAGGCCGTGCGCACGGGCGCCGTGTTGATCACGGCGGGGATCGGGGAGTTCACCCCGCGCCCGTTGCCAGCGGGCGACGGCTGGCTCGGCCGGGGCCTCGTCCACTTCGTACCGTCGCTGGCCGCGCACGCCGGCAAGCACGTCGTGGTGGTCGGCGGAGGCGACTCCGCGTTCGACTGGGTCCTCGCCCTGCGGCCGATTGCCGCGAGTGTCGCGCTGGTGCACCGCAGGTCCAGGTTCCGCGCGGCGGAGTCGATCGTGCGAGAGGCGCGCGAGGCAGGAGTGCGGATCATCACCGACGCCGAGGTGACCAGCCTTCGCGGCGGAGACGACGGCGAACTCGCCGAGGTGGAACTCAGAACGAGGGCAGGGGAAGACATCGTGCTGCCCGCGCAGACCGTGATCGCCGCGCTCGGGTTCACCGCCGACCTCGGGCCCATCGAGAGCTGGGGCCTCACGATCGAGCAACGGTCGATCCAGGTGGACACCACGATGGCCACCGCGCGCGAGCGCGTTTACGCCGCCGGGGATGTGGCGGCCTATCCGGGCAAGGTGAAGCTGATCGCGACCGGATTCGGTGAGGCGGCCACCGCGATCAACAACATCGCGGTGCTGCTCGACCCGGCCGCACGGCTGTTTCCCGGCCACTCCAGCGACAAGATGTGAGCATGGTTTCGCCCCGCCACGCGCCCAGCCGTCTGGGTGCGGTGAGGTGGCCACGCCACCGAAAATCCGTTATGTGCCTCGTGCGCCACCTCGTGGCTCAGGGAAGCGGCGGGACCTCGTCCTCGCCGCCTGCGCTGCCGTCGAAGTCCACCGACGAGTAGGCGCGAAGCTTGGTCAACCGGTGGTAGCCGTCGATCATCCGCACGGTCCCCGACTTCGAGCGCATCACGATCGACTGCGTGGTGGCGCCGCCCGCGCGGTAGTGAACACCCCGCAGCAGGTCACCGTCGGTGACCCCGGTGGCGCAGAAGAACACGTTGTCTCCGCGAACGAGATCGTCGATGGTCAGCACGCGATCGAGGTCGTGTCCCGCGGCGAGAGCCTTCTCGCGTTCCTCGTCGTCCTTGGGCCACAGCCTGCCCTGCAACTCGCCGCCGAGGCACTTCAACGCGCATGCCGCGATGATGCCCTCCGGTGTGCCACCGATACCGAGCAGCATGTCGACGCCGGTGGTCGGGCGGGCCGCCGCGATGGCGCCTGCCACATCGCCATCGGTGATGAACCGGATGCGGGCACCCGCCGCGCGAACCTCCTTCACGATGTTCTCGTGCCTGGAACGGTCCAGGATGCAGACCGTCACGTCCGACGTGGAGCTGTGCTTTGCCTTGGCGACCCGCCGGATGTTCTCAGCGATAGGGGCGGACAGGTCCACCGCACCGGCCGCTTCGGGGCCCACCGCCAGCTTTTCCATGTAGAAGACAGCCGAGGGGTCGAACATGGCGCCCCGCTCGGCGACCGCGAGCACGGCGAGTGCGTTGGGCATACCCTTCGACATCAGTGTGGTGCCGTCGATCGGGTCGACGGCGACATCACACTCCGGCCCGTCGCCGTTGCCCACGACCTCCCCGTTGTAGAGCATGGGCGCCTCGTCCTTCTCGCCCTCGCCGATCACGACGACGCCCCGCATCGACACGGTGCCGATCAACTGGCGCATGGCGTCCACGGCGGCACCGTCACCGCCGTTCTTGTCTCCCTTTCCGACCCACCGGCCCGCGGCCATGGCGGCGGCCTCGGTCACCCGCACCAGTTCCATGGCGAGGTTGCGGTCAGGAGCCTCTACTTTCCTCGAACTACCGGCGGACTGGCTGGCGGCGGTCATGGTCCCTCCCGGATGGCGTTGTTCGGCGACAGCGTCGAGGAGATCTAACGGCCTTAACGGCCTCGGCCTCCCGCCGGTGTCGTGGACGTCACTCCGAGTTGCCGGCCACGTCCTCGGAGACCTCGACGTCAGGCGTGTCCTCTACCGTAGCCAGCGCCGCTTCGATGCGCTCGCGTGCACCCTCCAGATGTCGCTCGCACAGCCTGGCCAGCCGCTCGCCCCGCTCCCACAGCGCAAGGGACTGCTCCAGGGACAGCCCGCCGCTCTCCAGCTCCCTGACAACCTCGATCAGTTGGTCCCGCGCCTCCTCGTAACCGAGGTCGGCCAGTTGCTCGCCGTCCGCTTCACTCACCGTGTTCGTCTCACACTCTCCGCTGGCCGCCCTACCCGGTTATTCGCGCACACTACCGCTCTGGCCATCGCGTGGTCGTAGCCGACGAACGCCCTGGCGAACTCCTGGCCGTCGGCGTCGGCGATCGCGTCCTCGATATCTGACTGGGCGTTCGCCACGCGCCGCCGGTGAACCGCGCCGTCGGTCAACCACCAGCGAGAGCCCGCGTACAGCGAGGTCGCCTCCGACAGTTCACGCAGGCGGGGGGTCAACTCCCAGCGCACCGCTGAGTCACAGCCCGCGAGCAGCGCCGTCCAGCACCGTGCGGCAGCCGCCTCCGCTTCCGCGGCTCTGCGTCGTACCGTGGTGGCCCGGCCTCGCGCGTTCTCACCCAGGGCTTCCCGGCACAGCCGTGTGGCGACCTCGGTGGTCAGCGGAAGGAACGCACAGCTTTGCATCTGCCTTCACTCCTCTTGCGCGCCCGCGATCGCTCGGATGGCGCCGTCGGCGACCCGCACGCGAAGCGGTGTCCCTTCGGCTACTTGTGAGACCGATCGGAGCACCGCGAGGTTGCCTTGCTCGTCGTGGTACTGCACGACGGCGTAGCCGCGGGCGAGCGTGGCCGAAGGGCCGAGGGCATTGAGCCTCGCCCTTGCGGCGGCCAGCGCTGCCTGCTCGTTACCGACGACCGTGAGTATGGCGCGCCTGCCTCGCTCCAGATGGGTCTGGACATCCGCGGCGCGGCGCTCGATCGGCTCGAGTGGCTCGGCGAGCGACGGCCTGCTGCGCAACTGCTCGAGCAACCTGCGCTGGGTGTCCACCCACCCGTGTAGTGCGCGGCGTGCGCGGTCGCGAAGCTGGTGGACCCGGGCGGTCTCCTCCCGCACGTCCGGCACGACGCGCTTGCCCGCGTCGGTGGGGGTGGAGCAGCGCAGGTCGGCCACATGGTCCAGCAGCGGCGAGTCCGGCTCGTGACCGATCGCGCTGACAACCGGGGTTCCCGCCGCGGCCACCGCTCGACACAGCGTCTCGTCGGAGAACGGAAGCAAATCCTCGACGCTGCCACCACCGCGAGCGATGACGATCACGTCGATGTCGGGGTCGGCGTCCAAAGTGGATAGCGCGCGGACGATCTGTGGTACCGCCGCCGGACCCTGCACAGCGGTGTTCACGACCCGGAAGGCGACGGCAGGCCAACGTGCCTGCGCGTTGACGAGCACGTCGTGCTCGGCGGCGGAGGCCCTTCCGGTGATGAGCCCGACGCCTTTTGGCAGGAACGGCAACCTGCGTTTGCGTTCCTGCGCGAACAGCCCCTCGGCGGCGAGCAGCCTGCGCAGTCGCTCGATGCGAGCGAGTAACTCGCCGATGCCGACGGGACGGATCTCGTTGGCCCGCAGGCTGAGCGTCCCCCTGTTGAGGTAGAACGTCGGCTTCGCGTGCACCACCACCCTCGCCCCGTCACGCAACGGCGGATCGCAGTCACGTACCAGGCTCGCGGCACAGGTAACCGTCATGGACACGTCGGCGGCCGGGTCGCGCAATGTGAGGAACGAGGTCTGCGCTCCCGGCCGGGCCGAGATCTGCGTGACCTGGCCCTCGACCCAGACCGCGCCAAGGCGGTGGATCCAGTCGGCGATCTTGCGAGCCACCGTGCGCACCGGCCACGGGCACTCCGCGGTGGACGGCTCGGCCGTCCGTCTGGTGCGTTCGGTGCCGCTGCTCACCGCGCGGTCGAGCCTTCTGACCCGTCCTGCGGGGACTGCTGGCGCATGTTGCCGATCCGGCGGCCGAGCATGCC harbors:
- a CDS encoding NAD(P)/FAD-dependent oxidoreductase translates to MSSPETLSVDVLIVGAGPTGLFGAYYAGFRGLSTAIVDSLPESGGQVTAMYPEKMIYDVGGFPAVRGRDLVKGLVEQAGQWNPTYLLGRKAEELRTVDDGLEVTLDGGQAVRTGAVLITAGIGEFTPRPLPAGDGWLGRGLVHFVPSLAAHAGKHVVVVGGGDSAFDWVLALRPIAASVALVHRRSRFRAAESIVREAREAGVRIITDAEVTSLRGGDDGELAEVELRTRAGEDIVLPAQTVIAALGFTADLGPIESWGLTIEQRSIQVDTTMATARERVYAAGDVAAYPGKVKLIATGFGEAATAINNIAVLLDPAARLFPGHSSDKM
- the glpX gene encoding class II fructose-bisphosphatase, whose product is MTAASQSAGSSRKVEAPDRNLAMELVRVTEAAAMAAGRWVGKGDKNGGDGAAVDAMRQLIGTVSMRGVVVIGEGEKDEAPMLYNGEVVGNGDGPECDVAVDPIDGTTLMSKGMPNALAVLAVAERGAMFDPSAVFYMEKLAVGPEAAGAVDLSAPIAENIRRVAKAKHSSTSDVTVCILDRSRHENIVKEVRAAGARIRFITDGDVAGAIAAARPTTGVDMLLGIGGTPEGIIAACALKCLGGELQGRLWPKDDEEREKALAAGHDLDRVLTIDDLVRGDNVFFCATGVTDGDLLRGVHYRAGGATTQSIVMRSKSGTVRMIDGYHRLTKLRAYSSVDFDGSAGGEDEVPPLP
- a CDS encoding exodeoxyribonuclease VII small subunit → MSEADGEQLADLGYEEARDQLIEVVRELESGGLSLEQSLALWERGERLARLCERHLEGARERIEAALATVEDTPDVEVSEDVAGNSE
- the xseA gene encoding exodeoxyribonuclease VII large subunit translates to MSSGTERTRRTAEPSTAECPWPVRTVARKIADWIHRLGAVWVEGQVTQISARPGAQTSFLTLRDPAADVSMTVTCAASLVRDCDPPLRDGARVVVHAKPTFYLNRGTLSLRANEIRPVGIGELLARIERLRRLLAAEGLFAQERKRRLPFLPKGVGLITGRASAAEHDVLVNAQARWPAVAFRVVNTAVQGPAAVPQIVRALSTLDADPDIDVIVIARGGGSVEDLLPFSDETLCRAVAAAGTPVVSAIGHEPDSPLLDHVADLRCSTPTDAGKRVVPDVREETARVHQLRDRARRALHGWVDTQRRLLEQLRSRPSLAEPLEPIERRAADVQTHLERGRRAILTVVGNEQAALAAARARLNALGPSATLARGYAVVQYHDEQGNLAVLRSVSQVAEGTPLRVRVADGAIRAIAGAQEE